From the genome of Magnolia sinica isolate HGM2019 chromosome 12, MsV1, whole genome shotgun sequence:
GTGAAAGACGAAACCTTTCCGTAGCCAAGCTTGCATTACTTCCTCAACGAATGGAGATACCTTTGTTTCGGGCCTGTTTTGATGTGCATCCCGACTCTGCTTCATGTCTACAATCTCTTCCCGTACTTCTTTTCCAAAGTCCTGGAGGTCGGCTTTCTAAGGCTCGTCGCTTTCTACCATCCCTTCAACCGGAGGCCGGCTGCGCTTCCGCCGATCTATCTCGTGTCGGAAATCAGTAGGGGGCAGCAGGCAATCATGGAAGGAGCGGGCGCTGGCTCGGACGAACCGTGGGGCTGGCTTCGCTAAGGGACTGATCGCGGAGCGATAGGTTCAGGGTCGACTACTTGTTGTGGGACGTTGGTTGTCTGACCATAGGGCTGAACTTACTACCGATATATCTgctccaacatttgtttcatgacGTTTATGTCGGATCTGAGTTCCTGAACTTCTCTGTCCAATCGCCCATTACCTCGGTTCCGCTGGATATTTCTTGTCGTAGTAGAGGCCGCTGGATGAGCCGCGGAACCTTGTCGGTTGTCAGGTTGATTTTAAGCTCCCTGGGCCTCATCTGGACCTGGCGGTCTAGTGTTATCGGCCTCATCTGGCTCGTCTTGAACAGTTCTTCTATTTCTCGCCATTAGTACGTGTTTACAACTTCTGCACAGAGCGTAGAAAATGACTTTTTGTACCATATCCCACAGATGGCACcaatctgttgatgcaaaaaacctgACACACCTCCTTCTTCGTCACCACCTACACAAGGAAGATGTAAAGGGGACCCTAGCTAGTGTCGGGAAACCTCTGATGCTTAAGTCAGTCGATGAATAAGGAAGAAGGTCTTTTTTAGGTATTTTCTGCGTTACTTTGATCCTGGAGACGTCCATCTTTTATAGGAGTGGGAGGTCCCGACGTGCAAGGATTCTCTTCCTAAttcttaggagatttgatttggttACGGATTTTATCCGATCCCGAGATTCTCAAGATCGGAGATCCGTATGCTGAATTTTCGAGACGGTATTTAGGATTACACTGTCTCTTCCGTGCTCGGCTCTGCCTTAACCGACTCTGGTAGCAAACGAGTCTTGGCTGGCTACAAGGATGGAGCTTTTTTCCTTCTGTCGAACGAAATAGAGTCGGCTCATGGCCAATGTCCTTCCTCAATCCGATAGCCGAAACTATAACTGGACTAATATAGCTCGGTTTTATGGTCGCTCAAGTGACTTCTAGCATTCGGGTCTTAATCGGCCCTTTTTGACGTTGCTGCCTCATTAATcgagtcaactttatgcgtcTTATATATTTTGCCGATGGCTCTTGACTCTTTAAGTCTCGGTCGGAATTCATTTCTTATAAATCCGAGCTAAGCCTCTTCTTTAGGTTTCGTCTTGTCTCGGTCAGACCTGTTGCCTCGGGCTCTTAGgccgtgtcagtagagttggtccattctataATTGGGTCTCCAGACTTGTCACATTTTTCCCCAACAAGGTTAACAACAATGGTTTGGGTAATTCAAGTTAAAGATGAATTTAACCTCTATTAGCATCAACCgaggttaaatttttttatttttttttttacttcaattCTCAACAACCAAGTTTAAATTCAGTTTTTACTCTCAGTTGATGacaacaaaggctaaatccatttttagcctcaatttcttTCAACAAAGGTTTTTTCAAACATTTGTTTAAATAAACTTGCGCATGTTTTACCTGTTCAACATTTCAAtccaaaatcaatacatataaatACAATTTACTAAATATAATAATCcaattaaatcattataaaataaaaaaatctcaactATCAGTGctataattataaaaataaaataaaaagaaagaagccATCTATTGATTGTTCACATCTTCAATTGGGTCCTTCAACCTCATGTGCATCCTTATGAGAGGATGCTGAGGACGCCTGTGTGCAAATGGTATCGTTGATTCACGTAGAATAGCTTCTACCGACATTGTCTGAAGTTAGGGCCCCTGCTAATGAAGTCATAGTGTCTCTCATCCACCTCATCATCTGCTCTGCTTTAACTGCTCCACCTACTCCTCACTAGTTGCTCCACCTACCCACTCATCTATCACCGTAACTTCACAGTCACCCTTCGTTATTCGGCAATGGTGCCTCCCGTTCCCTATAATGTGGAAGGTATGTGACGTAATCCCGCCAACATAGCAATCCTGACCATCTTGTTTTTCTGCAATTTATACTTCCATGTGATGGCCCAGTTGGATGGCAATGATAATAAAATCGACCTGCAacaaaataataatgatgatgatgatgatcaggaATGCTGCAATTTCTCATGCACGTAATGAATCCAAATGCAAGCAGCCTGTCTCCCATCCAACACTCACAGGTGACGTCTCTGCCTTTCATCAGGTGTCCACCAACATCAACATCACTATATGAAACGATCAGACCGTTACGCATCATGCATGCCAGTGAATTGAACGCCTTTGTCAAATTCTTCTAAACCGTCCATACTTTCTgcatagggcccacctgatgagtggactttCATGTTCTTTTATATATGGTCATCTTCACTGTTGAAGCCTACTTATCAACGGCTACGATGTTCAAAACGGTAGCCAGCTTGTCACGTATGCTGGATGCGAAGGTGCGTGTGAAAAGGATGCGTGTAGGGCCAGCAATATTCTGAAGAAGGAAACAAGTAAAGCATCcaggcatttcattaaacaataTTTAGAGAAGATGTTTCCCGATCCCCCACACGCACATCTATACATGCAGGTGCATGTGTGTGCCACGTGTGCAACATcagccactcatcatgtgggcctgctGTTAAGAATAACGGTCCAAAACTGAACTCGTCTATTCATCAAGTGGCCAGAAAATAATGGATGGGAAAAGGAaatagtaccattcagatgaatGGATCAGCTTAATCCGGGCCAGATCATCAACACATCGGGCCCACCCTGTGAACGGGATGGATGGTGTAGGTGTGCGAGTAGAAAGGTGCGTGTATGATTAACAAACCCTGGGAAAGAATCTCAAATTTCATTCAACCGAAAGCTTCAACCTTTCTCTCCATCAAAGGGTTTTCTCAACATCAAAAACCATCTCACCCATCCCTTCAAAACCGCTTTCCTGAGAAACCACTCTCGGAAAACCACTCATTGGAAAAATGTTGGAATGCCGGAGCTTCTACCTATGGTTGGCTCAAGTCCTATTTCTAATAGGCCTAATAGCCCTTCTATTATGGGTCAGCCTACGTCCCAAGCACCCCACTTACACCATCATCGATCTCTCCGTCCCGGCATTGAATGGCCGGAATACCACCTTACCTGTCGACAATGGTAGCATGAATACCACCGTCGATTTCTTTCTGGAAATCGCTAATCCAAACAAAGAAAGCGGTATTTACTACAACGACATAAACGTCACAATATATTTTGAAGATGAGAATGTGGGTGCAACAACGATAAGTTCTTTCTATCAAGGCTACGATAAGAGCATCCAACGACAAGAGAGTGTTTATACCAATAGGCGGTTTTCGAAAGCAGTTTACAGGGCGGTTTCTGATAGGACAATGGATTTGAAGGTAGGTGTGGCGACAAAGGTTCGGTACAAGACATGGGGTTTGAAGAGTAAGCATCATGGGATGGACTTGCAAGGAACGGTGAAGATTGGATCAGACGGTAAGATTTACGGGAAGAAGAAGATAAAGCTTCATCACACTCCGAAGAAATGGAGATTGCATTTTACAGGTAGGGATTGAAATGTATCATGTGGTGTTTGGTGGCCAACCTGACACCATTTGGGCTGTGTATGATTGGATAATCCTTCTTGTAGGGAATCATGTGGGTGGGACATAAACCAGGAATTGTGATGGACGGGTGGAAAATGATGCAGAGAGGAGTGAAGTTCCTCATTTACAATACCCGAATGGTTAGGAATGTGGGGTCCTTGAAATTGTGAGCTACTGCCCATCCTTGTGATGGCCCAGATGATCAACTGTCAAGATTACTGTAAATATAACACATGGCTCCCATGTACATTAGATGAATTAGTAAGTcgatttgatttttctttttccatttcttATTTAGGAGTATATTAGTGAACAAAATGCCACGATCAAGAGAGACCCTTGATcttgattggtgggccacatgtcctCAAGAACAGATTGACTATTGGTGGGCGATGAGCGCCATTTTCTTGATTAATCTAACCGTTCAGAAATCATGATTAACTGAGGATGCTTAATGTGAGCTAATTTGACATGGAGAGAATGAGCCCCACCATAACAGGATCAAGGTTTAATTGTGATTGGGGGATTTACTGCCCAAACAGACATTAATACACAATTCTATTACTTTTAATTGTAATTGAGACGGGTTTGGTGGACAGGACACAAAATCAGGCCCACCAGAGTTTCGTGTAGGGATTGGGCTCAACCCTAAAATGCATGTCCGTTGATCGTAAGCGGGGCCGATTAACAAATAGGTGGGCCTATGCCTAGGTTTTAAATAATAATTTCTATCGAGGAACGACAAAGCCTTACTAGAACGTGCTTGTTGATGATGTTAACGTGTGAACTTGGGCCTAAATTATGGGTCTGTTAAAAATGACCTTACGTTTAGGCCCGATTCCTAAACAGGCTGACGTTTAGCCAGTTATTGATCATCTAGGGCTCAGTGCCAACCATAtagctagagctgtacacgagtcgaacagagtcgagcttggcccgactcggcttggctcggccaaCAGGCTACCCTaacttgaactcagcttggctcggctcggtcctcgagcctggctGGGCATGGAGTTCGGCTCGGCCCAGTCAGCAGCTTGGACCAACTCAatcttttgagccgagttcgagttcgagctcgagcctaccagttgagtttgagtttaggttttatagttttaatatatataatatataatatatattaaaatataaataacatataatatataatatattttttatttaaatatatatatatataatatttatactaagtgaacCCGATCGGGGTCAAAtcaattcaaaccgagtcaagtttaaGTCAAGTtctgagccgagttgagtcgagtttggtCTAGCTCGGACTGGgctcaaaaaaaaatttgagctaaaaaaatcagcgagttaactgagctaactcggtttgtctACAGCTCTACCTATAGCAGAATCATAGGCACCAAGTACTAATAGGCCCATCCCATGTTTACCACATTTCCAACCAGTTTGAGCCCAGTCCAGGCCCATTCAAGGAGGGAATGCTCTAGATTCAAGCCCGTTAGGTCTAGGAACAGACATACAAAGCTCGATAAATAAGTTGGACTGTAGTTTGGGTCACCGTGGCCAATTTCAAACCCAGCCTGTCGACGATCCTAATTGAGAATAATTATTCTCATGGCAAAGGCTCTTCAATCCGACTTACCCATGGACCAACTACTTCTTGGATGATCCACGCCCTGAAAATGACAACCAtctaatgatccagaccattggattgTCTCAGATCACACTATGGTGTTGGATTAATCACCAACCCAAAAAAGGAAAGCTGAATGATAGGCCTTTAGGCCAGGTATGGGCCTGATTTTCACACCCCATGTACAAATGGGCGAGACCCAGACTCATGTTTGGCAACATTTTTCTACTGAAACCTGTTGGGGATttatgctgcggaatcacacagatctagatctaagataacaatccaagagcaccaagcaaacacaagagaacacaaagatttaacgtgaaaaacccttttggaaaaaaaccatggcataaagcaaCAGAATTCCACtgtaaaaatagaaattacaaagagaaaagacttacccgattcgaacaaccttgaatttcAGTCTTGCTATAtcctttagaaacccttggaacccttttaggaagccttagaatactttagattAGCCctggggacccctatttatagtttaagaaactccacttacgtacctctctgaaaccgcctcaaatttacgcagtccgcgcagaaTCCGCGCACCACCTGCGTAACCTTTGACTAGTAGAgccagggcttcgactggtcgaagggcaccctcaaccggtcgagcctgacccttgactagtcgagcatccCGGACATCCAGAATATATACACGTTGGACATCGACTTGAGcgggcttcaactagtcgaatggaccctcgaccagtcgaaccaccccttcgactggtcgagcagcgtggtGAAATGAATAAgcagaagatttaagacatctgttttataGCAATCTTCACCATTTCTTCAATTTTCAACTGTGTAGCATCTTGACCTCTCCTCTTACATCACATCATAGTTTCTTGTGCATACTTCGTCCTCCTTTTTCACCATCGCCAAgcttagagaagttgcacagaacttgaacttctctgtaggaatatTCTAGGTGAGCATGTTTGCCAAATCAGAATCcacgtgcccaaccacctttgctcatgTCTTCCAAAAGGGAAGACGtaatcttcttaccatctcaccgctacccaatattgcttgccggggtatttgCTTATAATACTGATAGCTTGTGAAATAActagtctaatacagaccatggcatgtactgccaaccgcattcaaataagaTTCATGAGATATAATATTCTGTTTTTCcttatctgttttgggacatgtccttaggaaaacttgaggagagccGGGTAAGGAACGCTCTCCAGCTTTGCCTGATTCATCACATACTTgaccaatacctacccaaggtattcagCCTAAGATAATCAAAGTCTACTTCTCTTTCAATCTCAATGCCTGGAACTATCTTTGCAACCCCCTAATCATTCATCAtgaatgtctcact
Proteins encoded in this window:
- the LOC131220551 gene encoding protein NDR1-like, with the protein product MLECRSFYLWLAQVLFLIGLIALLLWVSLRPKHPTYTIIDLSVPALNGRNTTLPVDNGSMNTTVDFFLEIANPNKESGIYYNDINVTIYFEDENVGATTISSFYQGYDKSIQRQESVYTNRRFSKAVYRAVSDRTMDLKVGVATKVRYKTWGLKSKHHGMDLQGTVKIGSDGKIYGKKKIKLHHTPKKWRLHFTGRD